A stretch of the Thermofilum adornatum genome encodes the following:
- a CDS encoding 50S ribosomal protein L14e — protein MKLYDVGRICVKTSGREAGSKCVIVDIIDDNYVLVTGPKSLTGVKRRRANIKHLEPLDKKISINKGASDEEVLAAIEKAGLTDFMKEKVKPELTATFI, from the coding sequence ATGAAGCTCTACGATGTTGGAAGAATATGCGTGAAGACAAGCGGCAGAGAGGCCGGCTCAAAATGCGTGATAGTCGACATTATTGACGACAACTACGTCTTGGTGACTGGCCCCAAGAGCCTTACAGGAGTAAAGAGGAGAAGAGCCAACATCAAGCACCTAGAACCCCTAGACAAAAAGATAAGCATCAACAAGGGTGCAAGCGACGAGGAGGTATTGGCAGCCATAGAGAAAGCCGGGCTCACAGACTTCATGAAGGAGAAAGTGAAGCCAGAGCTTACAGCAACCTTCATCTAG
- a CDS encoding nicotinamide-nucleotide adenylyltransferase, with product MSCRRALFLGRFQPFHNGHLEALKWILEREPEVVLAIGSAQYSHSFRNPFTVGERLEMIQAVLRAENLADRVMVSVVPDTDNEHSLWVRLVVSWSPCFDKVYTNDPLSQLLFREEGFQVEGIPFHEREVLEGTRIRKLMAEGGDWEKYVHPRVAEIIKRIRGDARIAELYRLSPA from the coding sequence ATGAGTTGTAGGCGTGCCTTGTTCCTTGGGCGCTTCCAGCCCTTCCATAACGGTCATCTGGAGGCGTTAAAGTGGATTCTTGAGAGAGAGCCCGAGGTGGTTCTGGCTATTGGTAGTGCCCAGTATTCGCATAGTTTCAGGAACCCGTTTACGGTTGGGGAGAGGCTGGAAATGATTCAGGCAGTCCTGAGAGCTGAAAATCTTGCTGACAGGGTTATGGTCAGCGTGGTCCCCGACACTGACAACGAGCATTCTCTCTGGGTGAGGCTTGTGGTTAGCTGGTCTCCCTGCTTCGACAAGGTGTACACGAATGATCCCTTGTCGCAGTTGCTTTTTAGGGAAGAGGGTTTCCAGGTTGAGGGGATACCGTTTCACGAAAGGGAGGTGCTCGAGGGTACACGTATCAGGAAGCTGATGGCCGAGGGTGGAGACTGGGAGAAATATGTGCATCCACGGGTTGCAGAGATAATTAAGAGGATTAGGGGTGACGCTAGGATAGCGGAGTTATACAGGTTGTCCCCAGCCTAA
- a CDS encoding 30S ribosomal protein S24e produces the protein MSVGSIKLVHERVNRVIGRRELLFTIMHETTGTPSKKDIVSQLQSVLGTQGVIIVRKVSTRYGQRVSDVLVHVYDNEIVAKAFEPRYILKRNGLIQEEAKKEG, from the coding sequence ATGAGTGTTGGCTCCATAAAGCTTGTACATGAACGGGTCAACAGGGTGATTGGGCGACGCGAGCTACTCTTCACCATCATGCATGAAACCACAGGGACCCCCTCGAAGAAGGACATTGTCTCGCAGCTACAAAGCGTCCTCGGCACGCAGGGAGTTATAATAGTGAGAAAGGTCTCTACAAGGTATGGTCAGAGAGTTTCAGATGTCCTCGTACACGTGTATGACAACGAAATTGTGGCCAAGGCCTTCGAGCCCAGATACATCCTCAAGCGCAACGGGCTAATACAGGAGGAGGCGAAGAAAGAGGGATAA
- a CDS encoding Kae1-associated kinase Bud32, whose translation METKIARLAGLIEDRLGLSIESVLGIGAEAVLLKGSLSGQEVVVKYRLKKNYRNEDLDRILRYERTVLEAKLLSKAALTGVSVPSVVLVYPEEGILVTSFIRGERLKEYMGTAQPENLKKIFQTIGREVGALHEANIVHGDLTTSNVILTQAGEPVIIDFGLGFFSNRDEDAGVDIHLFRRAIESTHPSLLDTAFISFVKGYREARGKEKTTQILRKVKEIRMRGRYVRERKRSTSPDKPQ comes from the coding sequence GTGGAGACAAAAATAGCAAGGCTCGCGGGCCTCATCGAGGACAGGCTGGGCCTTTCCATTGAAAGTGTCCTAGGCATCGGTGCCGAAGCAGTACTTCTCAAGGGCTCCCTTTCTGGACAGGAAGTCGTAGTGAAGTACCGCCTAAAGAAGAATTACCGAAACGAGGACCTCGACCGCATTCTCAGATACGAGAGAACAGTACTCGAGGCAAAGCTACTCAGCAAAGCCGCCCTCACTGGAGTAAGCGTCCCCAGCGTCGTGCTTGTCTACCCCGAGGAGGGAATCCTCGTAACGAGCTTCATCAGGGGAGAAAGACTCAAAGAATACATGGGAACCGCCCAGCCTGAAAACCTGAAAAAAATTTTCCAAACAATCGGCCGGGAAGTAGGGGCTCTCCACGAGGCAAACATAGTACACGGAGACCTCACCACGAGCAACGTCATACTCACCCAGGCCGGCGAGCCAGTCATCATAGACTTCGGCCTAGGCTTCTTCTCCAACCGAGACGAAGACGCAGGAGTAGACATACACCTGTTCAGAAGAGCAATAGAAAGCACACACCCATCCCTCCTAGACACCGCGTTCATCTCGTTTGTAAAAGGCTACCGTGAAGCCAGAGGAAAAGAAAAAACCACACAAATACTACGGAAAGTAAAAGAAATACGTATGCGCGGCAGATACGTACGTGAAAGAAAACGTTCAACATCTCCAGACAAACCCCAATAG
- a CDS encoding RNA-guided pseudouridylation complex pseudouridine synthase subunit Cbf5 has protein sequence MPSKYLATPPRREVLIRSEEETDFSYGWLPEERPPEVLLKYSVINLDKPIGPSSHEVVAWLQKQLGIEKIAHAGTLDPKVSGILPITIGNAIRVLPVLLKEDKEYVCVMRLHGDVEQERLEEVVNLFKGKIYQRPPLRSAVKRALRIRQIYDIKILEVSGRTVLLQVWCEAGTYMRKLCHDMGEVLGVGAHMQELRRIRSGSLTEEDHLSTLHDVVDAYFIWKQEGIDKFLRETFLPVERAVQHLPKVWIRDSAVDAICHGAPLAVPGIVKLESGIKVGSEVAILTLKNELVAVGSAQMTSEKMLSAHSGEAVKPKYVVMDPGTYPKMWKSKQSEAKTT, from the coding sequence TTGCCGTCAAAATACCTAGCGACGCCGCCTAGACGAGAAGTACTAATTAGGTCAGAAGAGGAGACAGATTTCTCTTATGGGTGGCTACCCGAAGAGCGCCCGCCAGAAGTCCTGCTCAAATATTCTGTCATAAATCTAGACAAGCCCATTGGGCCCTCCAGCCACGAAGTCGTTGCCTGGCTCCAGAAACAGCTCGGCATAGAGAAAATAGCCCATGCCGGCACGCTTGACCCCAAGGTCTCTGGAATACTGCCCATAACGATAGGCAATGCTATCAGGGTGTTGCCGGTTCTGCTAAAGGAAGACAAGGAATACGTATGCGTGATGCGTCTCCACGGAGACGTCGAGCAGGAAAGACTCGAGGAAGTTGTTAACCTTTTCAAGGGAAAGATTTACCAGCGTCCACCACTGCGTAGCGCTGTAAAGAGGGCCCTTAGGATTCGACAAATATACGACATCAAAATCCTAGAGGTCTCGGGCCGCACAGTCCTCCTCCAAGTTTGGTGCGAGGCTGGAACCTACATGCGGAAGCTCTGCCACGACATGGGAGAAGTCCTGGGAGTAGGAGCACACATGCAGGAGCTCAGGAGGATAAGGTCGGGCTCACTCACCGAGGAGGATCACCTATCTACACTGCATGACGTGGTAGATGCATACTTCATCTGGAAGCAGGAAGGAATAGATAAATTCCTCCGCGAAACCTTTCTCCCAGTAGAGCGAGCGGTACAGCACTTGCCAAAAGTGTGGATAAGGGACTCTGCGGTCGACGCGATATGTCATGGAGCACCCTTGGCCGTACCCGGCATAGTAAAGCTTGAAAGCGGCATAAAGGTGGGGTCAGAAGTCGCAATATTAACGCTCAAAAACGAGCTAGTAGCAGTGGGAAGCGCACAGATGACCTCAGAGAAAATGTTGTCAGCACACAGCGGCGAAGCTGTAAAGCCAAAGTACGTAGTCATGGATCCCGGTACATATCCAAAAATGTGGAAGTCAAAACAGAGCGAGGCAAAAACCACTTAG
- a CDS encoding UPF0147 family protein gives MGEVVPQIKNAIELLKQIADDRGVPRNIRRVATESIEVLMNPEMTPGLKAATVISKLDEISMDPNTPLFARTKIWQIVSLLEQVKD, from the coding sequence ATGGGCGAAGTTGTGCCCCAGATTAAGAACGCAATTGAACTTTTAAAACAAATAGCGGACGACAGGGGGGTTCCCAGAAACATTAGGCGCGTAGCTACAGAGTCGATAGAGGTCCTGATGAACCCCGAGATGACCCCTGGTCTAAAAGCAGCCACGGTCATATCCAAGCTCGACGAGATATCAATGGATCCCAACACACCCCTATTTGCTAGGACAAAGATCTGGCAAATCGTCTCTCTCCTAGAACAAGTAAAGGACTAA
- a CDS encoding 30S ribosomal protein S27ae, producing the protein MSKVHELYEYDYKAGTIKLKNKKCPRCGSVMAHHMKPVERWHCGKCGYTEFV; encoded by the coding sequence ATGTCGAAGGTTCACGAGTTATACGAGTACGACTATAAGGCCGGCACAATCAAGCTAAAAAACAAGAAGTGCCCAAGGTGCGGCTCCGTAATGGCTCACCACATGAAGCCAGTCGAGAGATGGCATTGTGGTAAGTGTGGCTACACCGAGTTTGTATAG
- a CDS encoding radical SAM protein has protein sequence MRIKRLPTGSIVYGKLPRGCRLCQQGLKTVIFLTGLCPYNCFYCPLSEYRKQRDVTIINETEVSFPEEYFRKLVGEVLKSGSRGASLTGGDPLVKHRLSVETIRYLKENFGKNFHVHVYTTGLLLGDDKLRELVDAGLDELRIHSPLEKLENILKLAHKYRDKLAIGLEYPSLPGSIETLLKLLELAEKYELEFINLNQLEFTETNSLALQLHGYKLAKDYRGAEGSKETALELIDHAEKKASNVTIHYCPVIVKDHYQTGLRFYRTANITAAPHQMVTDSGTTLEIIYEELVESQNTPRELYPDNKLHPLLVDYVKKGRIIEKAPSMPSLILEETPIEKHPKPKKNT, from the coding sequence ATGCGTATAAAGCGTCTACCTACAGGAAGCATAGTCTACGGAAAACTCCCCCGCGGATGCAGGCTCTGCCAGCAGGGCTTAAAAACCGTTATATTTCTGACGGGCCTCTGCCCATACAACTGCTTTTACTGCCCACTGAGCGAGTACCGGAAACAGAGGGACGTCACAATAATCAACGAGACGGAAGTATCTTTTCCAGAAGAATATTTCAGGAAACTCGTAGGCGAAGTCCTAAAGTCTGGCTCTAGAGGGGCAAGCCTGACTGGGGGAGACCCGCTAGTAAAACACAGGCTCTCCGTCGAGACGATCAGGTACCTAAAGGAAAACTTCGGAAAAAATTTCCACGTACACGTGTATACGACTGGCCTCCTGCTAGGAGACGATAAACTCCGAGAACTGGTAGACGCTGGCCTCGACGAGCTAAGGATACATTCACCACTGGAAAAGCTAGAAAACATATTGAAGCTAGCCCACAAATACAGAGACAAGCTGGCCATTGGGCTAGAATACCCATCCCTACCAGGAAGCATAGAAACCCTCCTCAAACTCCTAGAACTAGCAGAAAAATACGAGCTAGAGTTCATCAACCTAAACCAGCTAGAATTCACCGAGACAAACTCTCTCGCGCTACAGTTACACGGCTACAAGCTTGCAAAAGACTACCGCGGAGCAGAGGGCAGCAAGGAAACAGCACTGGAACTAATAGACCACGCCGAGAAAAAAGCGTCAAACGTGACCATCCACTATTGCCCAGTAATAGTCAAAGACCACTACCAGACAGGTCTAAGATTCTATAGAACAGCCAACATAACGGCGGCCCCCCACCAAATGGTCACAGACTCGGGGACAACACTCGAAATAATATACGAGGAACTCGTAGAGAGCCAAAACACGCCACGAGAACTTTACCCAGACAACAAGCTACACCCACTCCTTGTAGACTATGTTAAAAAAGGAAGAATTATCGAAAAGGCACCCTCAATGCCGTCACTGATCCTCGAAGAAACACCCATAGAAAAACATCCAAAACCCAAAAAGAACACATAG
- the kae1 gene encoding KEOPS complex N(6)-L-threonylcarbamoyladenine synthase Kae1, which yields MAIVLGIESTAHTFGVGIASHTGNILSNVNHTYVPKSGGIKPTEAAEHHSKVAPEILAEALKRAGLRMRDVDAVAVALGPGMGPCLRVGATLARYLALKYGKPLVPVNHSVAHLEIARLTTGLSDPVFVYVAGGNTIITTFNEGRYRVFGETLDIPLGNCLDTFAREVGLGFPGVPKVEELASRGKRYIALPYTVKGQDVSYSGILTQALQLYRSGKHSLEDICYSLVETAYSMLVEVAERALAHTGKSQLVLTGGVARSKILVEKLRRMIEDRGGVFSFVPAEYAGDNGAMIAYTGALAFVHGVTIPVEKSHIQPYWRMDEVEIPWRQK from the coding sequence ATGGCGATCGTTCTAGGCATCGAGTCTACCGCCCATACTTTTGGTGTCGGGATAGCTTCTCATACTGGAAACATATTGAGCAACGTAAACCACACTTATGTGCCCAAATCTGGCGGCATAAAGCCAACAGAAGCAGCCGAGCACCACAGCAAGGTTGCCCCGGAAATCCTGGCCGAAGCCCTAAAGAGAGCCGGTCTAAGAATGAGAGACGTCGACGCAGTCGCAGTCGCCCTTGGTCCAGGGATGGGGCCATGCCTCAGGGTCGGAGCCACCCTGGCAAGGTATCTCGCACTAAAATACGGGAAACCCCTAGTCCCCGTCAACCACTCAGTTGCACACTTGGAGATTGCGAGGCTCACAACTGGGCTTTCGGACCCCGTGTTTGTCTATGTGGCTGGGGGAAACACGATCATCACTACTTTTAATGAGGGACGCTACAGGGTTTTTGGAGAGACACTAGACATACCGCTGGGCAACTGCCTAGACACGTTTGCCCGAGAGGTCGGCCTAGGGTTTCCAGGCGTGCCAAAGGTCGAGGAGCTGGCATCTAGGGGGAAGAGGTACATAGCACTGCCATACACTGTCAAGGGCCAGGATGTCTCGTACTCCGGCATCTTGACGCAGGCCCTCCAGCTTTACAGGAGCGGCAAACACAGCCTAGAGGATATATGCTACAGCCTCGTAGAGACGGCCTACTCCATGCTCGTGGAGGTCGCCGAGAGGGCTCTCGCCCACACAGGCAAGTCCCAGCTAGTCCTGACGGGCGGAGTAGCAAGGAGCAAGATACTCGTAGAAAAGCTAAGACGGATGATCGAGGACAGGGGCGGGGTTTTTAGCTTCGTCCCCGCAGAGTATGCAGGGGACAACGGGGCCATGATCGCGTATACCGGGGCCCTGGCGTTTGTCCACGGCGTGACGATACCAGTAGAGAAAAGCCACATCCAGCCCTACTGGAGGATGGACGAGGTCGAAATACCGTGGAGACAAAAATAG